The following proteins come from a genomic window of Paenibacillus spongiae:
- a CDS encoding ethanolamine ammonia-lyase subunit EutB — translation MNLKTTLLGQTYHFRDLKDLMAKANEEKAGDQLAGLAAQNAKERMAAKWILSELTLEQIRENPLLPPEQDEVSRVIEEDLNKKIYAEIRRWTVAELREYLLSSSTGTDDIRRISRGLTSEMIAAVSKVMNNLDLIQAASKIEVITHCNISIGQKGVLAGRAQPNHPADDVNGIRASLFEALSYGIGDAVIGINPVIDTADSVKAIMNMTKDVMDRFRIPTQNCVLAHITTQMRAIRQGGHADLVFQSLAGTEAGNLAFGIDLALLQEADALARSEGTGTGPNVWYFETGQGSELSGDAHHGIDQVTLEARCYGLARRFKPFIVNTVVGFIGPEYLYDGRQVTRAGLEDHFMGKLHQLPMGVDVCYTNHMKVDQNDMDNLAVLLGNAGVNFIIGVPMADDCMLNYQSTSYHDIATLRETLGLRPAPAFEQWLESMGIMSGGKLTAAAGDATLFA, via the coding sequence ATGAATTTAAAGACGACATTGCTCGGACAAACCTATCATTTTCGCGATTTGAAGGATCTTATGGCCAAGGCCAACGAGGAGAAGGCAGGCGATCAGCTGGCCGGCCTTGCCGCGCAGAACGCCAAGGAGCGGATGGCCGCGAAGTGGATCCTCTCCGAGCTGACTCTTGAGCAGATCCGGGAGAATCCGCTGCTGCCCCCGGAGCAGGATGAAGTATCCCGGGTCATCGAGGAGGACTTGAACAAGAAGATTTATGCGGAAATCCGGCGCTGGACCGTGGCCGAGCTGCGTGAATATCTGCTGTCGTCTTCGACTGGAACGGATGACATCCGGCGCATCAGCAGGGGACTCACGAGCGAGATGATCGCAGCGGTATCCAAGGTGATGAACAATCTCGATCTCATTCAAGCAGCGTCCAAGATCGAGGTGATCACGCACTGCAATATCTCCATCGGGCAGAAGGGCGTGCTCGCGGGAAGAGCGCAGCCGAATCATCCGGCGGATGACGTAAACGGCATCCGGGCCTCCTTGTTCGAAGCGCTCAGCTACGGGATCGGGGATGCGGTGATCGGCATTAATCCGGTTATCGACACCGCCGACAGCGTGAAGGCCATTATGAATATGACCAAGGACGTGATGGATCGTTTCCGGATTCCGACGCAGAACTGCGTGCTTGCGCATATTACGACCCAGATGCGGGCCATTCGGCAGGGCGGGCATGCGGATTTGGTGTTCCAGAGCCTGGCCGGAACCGAAGCGGGCAACCTTGCGTTCGGCATCGATCTGGCGCTGCTGCAGGAGGCGGATGCGCTTGCCCGCAGCGAAGGGACGGGGACCGGTCCGAACGTATGGTATTTCGAAACCGGACAAGGCTCCGAGCTGTCCGGCGATGCGCATCATGGCATCGACCAGGTGACGCTCGAAGCAAGATGCTACGGCTTGGCGCGAAGGTTCAAGCCGTTTATCGTCAATACGGTGGTCGGCTTCATCGGTCCGGAGTATTTGTACGACGGCAGGCAGGTGACCCGTGCGGGGCTGGAAGATCACTTCATGGGCAAGCTGCATCAGCTGCCCATGGGCGTCGATGTGTGCTACACCAACCATATGAAAGTCGACCAGAATGACATGGATAACTTAGCGGTGTTACTCGGTAACGCCGGGGTGAATTTCATCATCGGTGTGCCAATGGCGGATGATTGCATGCTGAACTATCAATCCACGAGCTATCACGATATCGCCACGCTGAGGGAGACGCTCGGCCTGCGTCCGGCGCCGGCGTTCGAGCAGTGGCTGGAGTCGATGGGCATTATGTCGGGCGGCAAGCTTACCGCGGCGGCGGGCGATGCGACCTTGTTTGCATAG
- a CDS encoding sensor histidine kinase has protein sequence MKLFLRDQSPLIAVYLAQLLVITYIYRLDGYRNTAISLYAGLLSGCLLVGYLAYRYITNRAFYNRLEEPLASMEEFTGGTQSTPLAESLQQLLKSQLRHYKTELNQYKHKIETQIHFINQWVHQMKTPLSVIYLMVQDEDEPRFTAIGDEVDRLKKGLETVLYTARLDTFEHDFHVEALDLEAVVRSVTSHQKRLFIRKRVFPVIRMEGAMTVHSDEKWLSFVLTQLITNAVRYTVRENRHIHFHGSSRGPDTVLEIRDEGVGIPASDLPRVFDAYFTGENGRSFQESTGMGLYLAKQICGKLGHRIELESAAGEGTVVRILF, from the coding sequence ATGAAGCTGTTCCTGCGCGATCAATCGCCTCTAATCGCCGTCTATCTTGCGCAGCTGCTGGTCATTACGTACATCTACAGGCTGGATGGCTACCGCAATACGGCGATCAGCTTATATGCAGGGCTGTTGAGCGGCTGCCTCCTTGTCGGTTATCTGGCCTATCGATATATAACGAACCGCGCATTCTATAACCGGCTGGAGGAGCCGCTCGCCTCGATGGAGGAGTTCACGGGCGGGACGCAAAGCACGCCGCTTGCGGAAAGCCTGCAGCAGCTGCTCAAGAGCCAGCTTCGTCACTATAAGACGGAGCTGAACCAATACAAGCATAAAATAGAAACCCAGATCCACTTCATCAATCAATGGGTTCATCAGATGAAGACGCCGCTATCGGTCATCTACCTTATGGTCCAAGACGAGGACGAGCCCCGCTTCACCGCAATCGGCGATGAAGTCGACCGTCTGAAGAAAGGGTTGGAGACCGTCCTGTATACGGCCCGCCTGGATACGTTCGAACACGATTTCCATGTCGAAGCCCTCGATCTGGAAGCCGTCGTCCGCTCCGTTACTTCCCACCAGAAGCGGCTGTTCATCCGGAAGCGCGTTTTTCCGGTCATTCGGATGGAGGGTGCCATGACGGTGCATTCCGATGAGAAATGGCTGTCCTTCGTCCTGACGCAGCTGATAACCAACGCTGTACGGTACACGGTTCGCGAGAACCGCCACATTCATTTTCATGGCTCCAGCCGCGGACCGGATACGGTTCTGGAAATCCGCGACGAGGGTGTCGGGATTCCGGCGAGCGACTTGCCGCGTGTCTTCGACGCCTACTTCACAGGCGAGAATGGGCGAAGCTTTCAAGAATCGACGGGGATGGGCTTGTACCTGGCGAAACAAATTTGCGGCAAGCTCGGACATCGCATAGAACTGGAGTCGGCGGCAGGGGAAGGCACGGTCGTGCGGATCCTGTTCTGA
- a CDS encoding MBL fold metallo-hydrolase, giving the protein MDMGLRATLTMLRDYMSSIPNRYPARPIPVKEFGFDPMPDAEHNRVTWFGHSAFLLEIEGQRLLFDPMLADSPSPFPFFGGKRYRRILPIDRDRLPRVDAIVMSHDHYDHLDYRSIRALKDRVERFIVPLGVRKRLVKWGIDPAKVTEHDWWNEIELNGLKLACTPARHFSGRGLFDRNSTLWCSWAIAGKKAKVFYSGDSGYGPHFQEIGDRYGPFDLTLMECGQYDARWSFIHMMPEETVQAHLDVKGGLLIPVHWGAFTLAFHEWTDPIERVTKAAQKRKVDIATPAIGETVVIGSGDYPAAAWWRQGT; this is encoded by the coding sequence ATGGATATGGGGCTGAGGGCAACGCTTACCATGCTGCGGGATTACATGAGCAGCATCCCTAACCGTTACCCGGCAAGGCCCATTCCCGTGAAGGAGTTCGGCTTTGACCCCATGCCTGACGCGGAACACAATCGGGTAACCTGGTTCGGCCATTCCGCATTCCTGCTCGAGATCGAAGGACAGCGGCTGCTCTTCGACCCCATGCTTGCCGATTCGCCGTCGCCGTTTCCCTTCTTCGGGGGCAAGAGGTACAGACGCATACTGCCAATTGATCGGGACCGGCTGCCGCGCGTCGATGCCATCGTCATGTCCCATGATCATTACGATCATCTGGATTATCGCTCGATTCGGGCATTAAAAGACAGGGTAGAGCGATTCATCGTCCCGCTTGGGGTGAGAAAGCGGCTGGTGAAATGGGGGATCGATCCGGCCAAGGTGACCGAACATGACTGGTGGAACGAAATCGAGCTTAATGGGTTGAAGCTGGCTTGCACGCCGGCAAGGCATTTCTCCGGGAGAGGCCTCTTCGACCGCAATTCGACGCTGTGGTGTTCCTGGGCGATAGCTGGGAAGAAGGCGAAGGTCTTCTACAGCGGGGATAGCGGGTATGGGCCGCATTTTCAAGAAATCGGGGACCGATACGGGCCCTTCGACTTAACGCTAATGGAATGCGGTCAATATGACGCGCGGTGGTCCTTCATTCATATGATGCCGGAGGAGACGGTGCAGGCCCATCTGGATGTCAAAGGGGGCTTGCTGATTCCTGTCCATTGGGGAGCCTTCACCTTGGCGTTCCATGAGTGGACGGACCCGATCGAACGGGTGACGAAGGCGGCGCAGAAACGGAAGGTCGATATCGCCACGCCTGCCATCGGGGAAACGGTTGTGATCGGATCGGGCGATTATCCTGCAGCTGCTTGGTGGAGACAGGGAACGTAA
- a CDS encoding ankyrin repeat domain-containing protein — MAVKRQSAVISILLDKASLKAVDLLVESGLETNRSKAVTHFINVGVQSSEELLRRAQELADNVHQLRRDMVEAVRAEDLDKITSLVSSDMALVNARAGNGETAVLMSAYYRANEIRKLLIDNGAELSIFEAAAVGNTNRVKELLERSPGLHLNYSVDGFTPLGLASYFGHEDTVRLLLDYGADVNARSKDGNFNYMAIHSAIASNYEHVVRTLLESGADINARCEGKWRPGYTPLHVAGHFGREAILTLLLQHGANKSDVTDYGATPHAVAVMQDHPEAAALLE; from the coding sequence ATGGCAGTTAAAAGGCAAAGTGCAGTCATTTCCATCCTGCTGGATAAAGCGTCCCTGAAGGCGGTTGACTTGCTGGTCGAGTCGGGCTTGGAGACCAACCGTTCGAAGGCCGTCACCCATTTTATTAACGTTGGGGTTCAATCGTCGGAAGAGCTGCTCAGAAGAGCGCAGGAGCTTGCGGACAACGTGCATCAATTGAGACGCGACATGGTTGAAGCGGTAAGAGCTGAAGATTTGGACAAAATCACATCGCTGGTCAGTTCGGATATGGCTCTCGTTAACGCAAGAGCAGGGAACGGAGAGACCGCCGTATTGATGTCGGCTTACTATCGTGCGAATGAAATTCGGAAGCTGCTCATCGATAACGGCGCGGAATTGAGCATCTTTGAAGCTGCGGCAGTCGGCAATACGAACCGGGTGAAGGAGCTGCTTGAGCGGTCCCCGGGACTTCACCTGAATTACAGCGTAGATGGGTTTACCCCGTTAGGGCTTGCCTCTTATTTCGGGCATGAAGATACGGTGAGGCTGCTGCTGGATTATGGCGCTGACGTGAATGCCCGGAGCAAGGACGGCAACTTTAACTATATGGCCATTCATTCCGCCATTGCCAGCAACTACGAGCATGTCGTTAGAACGCTGCTGGAAAGCGGCGCGGATATAAACGCCAGATGTGAAGGGAAGTGGCGTCCCGGGTATACTCCGCTGCACGTCGCGGGACATTTCGGCCGGGAAGCGATCCTGACGCTGCTGCTGCAGCATGGCGCGAATAAATCCGATGTGACCGATTATGGCGCTACCCCGCATGCGGTAGCGGTGATGCAGGATCACCCGGAAGCGGCTGCTCTTCTTGAATAA
- a CDS encoding ethanolamine ammonia-lyase reactivating factor EutA: MDEEWITSVGIDLGTSTTKCIVSRLRLARKSAAHALPRFEIAERRLAYESAVYSTPLLNRDEIDIAQVMRWLEQEYGKAGIRLSDIKSGAVIITGETATKHNAKQLLHYLADRAGDFVVATAGADLESLLSGKGSGAERRSEQSRGVVCNIDIGGGTANASFFRRGRMIETVTLHVGGRLIQLTPEGRIVYVSEAIRPWLRENGFHLQVGAAPTYDYVRLIARQMSRTLLDFLQGVPSQGRLLAVGRVPEEMPAIGEWMISGGIGAMLGAVPPESMKETAVYGDFGPLLAAALAEECARRSFSLIRAAHAVHATVIGAGMQSTEISGATLHLTPDMLPMKNMPVVKLPDDDAEAAIRSGLQIYGQDSCPPFALFIPSRRNVTYDIIRRLSESIVQGYLRLVPGCAKLVVVCENDMAKALGQSLLLRSSGALRIVCIDQVKVDHGDYLDLGEPIRGTMVPVIVKTLVFSGS; this comes from the coding sequence ATGGACGAGGAGTGGATCACCAGCGTCGGAATCGATTTGGGCACCAGCACGACCAAATGCATCGTCAGCCGCCTGCGGCTGGCACGCAAATCGGCAGCCCATGCATTGCCCAGATTCGAAATCGCCGAGCGGCGATTGGCGTATGAGAGTGCCGTCTATTCGACACCGCTGCTGAATCGCGATGAAATCGATATCGCGCAGGTGATGCGGTGGCTGGAACAGGAATACGGGAAGGCGGGCATCCGCCTGTCGGATATTAAGAGCGGCGCGGTGATCATAACGGGGGAGACGGCTACCAAGCATAACGCCAAGCAGCTGCTCCATTACTTGGCCGACAGAGCCGGCGACTTCGTCGTCGCAACAGCGGGGGCGGATCTGGAGTCGCTGTTGTCGGGCAAAGGATCGGGGGCGGAACGCAGATCGGAGCAGTCCCGCGGAGTCGTCTGTAATATCGATATCGGCGGGGGGACGGCGAATGCGTCCTTCTTCCGCCGAGGGCGCATGATCGAAACCGTGACGCTGCATGTCGGAGGACGGCTGATTCAATTAACGCCGGAAGGGCGGATCGTCTATGTCTCGGAGGCCATACGTCCGTGGCTGCGGGAGAACGGCTTTCACCTTCAGGTGGGGGCAGCCCCGACATACGACTACGTTCGCCTGATCGCCCGGCAGATGAGCCGGACCCTGCTGGACTTTCTTCAGGGGGTTCCGTCCCAAGGCAGGCTGCTTGCTGTGGGCCGTGTGCCGGAGGAAATGCCGGCCATCGGTGAATGGATGATCTCAGGCGGCATCGGCGCCATGCTCGGAGCGGTACCGCCAGAGAGCATGAAGGAGACGGCGGTGTACGGGGATTTCGGACCGCTGCTGGCTGCGGCGCTGGCGGAGGAATGCGCACGGAGGTCCTTCTCCCTCATTCGTGCCGCTCATGCCGTTCACGCGACCGTCATTGGCGCCGGCATGCAGAGCACCGAGATCAGCGGCGCTACGCTGCATCTGACCCCCGACATGCTGCCGATGAAGAACATGCCGGTCGTGAAGCTGCCGGATGACGATGCGGAGGCGGCGATCCGGTCGGGGCTGCAAATTTACGGCCAAGACAGCTGCCCGCCCTTCGCGCTGTTTATTCCTTCGCGGAGGAATGTCACCTACGACATAATACGGCGGTTGTCGGAGTCCATCGTGCAGGGGTATCTGCGCCTCGTGCCCGGCTGCGCCAAGCTGGTCGTCGTCTGCGAGAACGATATGGCCAAAGCGCTTGGGCAGTCGCTTCTGCTCCGTTCGTCAGGCGCGCTCCGCATCGTGTGCATCGATCAGGTTAAGGTGGATCATGGCGATTATTTGGATCTGGGCGAACCGATTCGAGGGACGATGGTTCCCGTTATTGTCAAAACCCTGGTTTTTTCCGGCAGTTAG
- a CDS encoding TolB family protein produces MRLGLCLFLLLVACEDSKESEQQSPAVSGTSGEIQQLSAPDSMKLADGKLQSFLDRNADFYLDTASYSQPIWIDDETLVYLDSEDSADGMQHVYTIYRYNIGTKEKKSLWEKETPYSPSLLKYRPSDHALLFAVTVDENRTQTLQLNANSGELAAYPQEKHGDWTMTFRPDGIWGENAASGKSVQWAKSTGRMTPEIYFLQDGKSFVFLEETGRRFADGSGIERNLRKVDMETGRVTTLFPDQPQWDILGWAKEGEILLVDVAFNEGASQDYSYPILMDLVQETSKPLIPDQANFSSYYDGIFSEEAGLFITHTDGQRYMFNMQGELITKHAWHGEFQRKEAFSPDGLRTAFTSGTFQEGKIFVGDADGEHVSAMTSDSMPVSALIWSPSGKRLLVQIDGHLMIAVDVYKSNQ; encoded by the coding sequence GTGAGACTCGGACTTTGTTTGTTCTTGTTGTTAGTCGCCTGCGAAGATTCCAAGGAGTCTGAGCAGCAGTCGCCAGCGGTATCGGGCACGTCGGGGGAAATCCAACAGCTTTCCGCCCCGGACTCAATGAAGCTGGCGGACGGGAAACTGCAGTCCTTCTTGGACCGGAACGCCGACTTCTACCTGGATACAGCCTCTTACAGCCAGCCGATATGGATCGACGACGAAACATTGGTTTATTTGGACAGCGAGGATAGCGCGGATGGCATGCAGCATGTCTACACGATTTACCGATATAACATCGGGACCAAGGAGAAGAAGTCGCTGTGGGAGAAGGAGACGCCCTACTCCCCGAGTCTGTTGAAGTACCGGCCATCGGATCACGCATTGTTGTTCGCTGTCACGGTAGATGAGAATAGAACTCAAACCTTACAACTGAACGCGAATTCCGGCGAGCTGGCAGCATACCCGCAAGAAAAGCATGGGGATTGGACGATGACGTTCCGTCCGGATGGCATCTGGGGCGAGAACGCCGCTTCAGGGAAGAGCGTACAGTGGGCCAAAAGCACGGGGAGGATGACGCCGGAAATTTATTTTCTGCAAGACGGCAAATCATTCGTCTTTCTGGAGGAGACCGGCAGGCGGTTTGCGGATGGCAGCGGAATCGAGAGAAATCTGCGTAAAGTGGACATGGAGACCGGCCGGGTTACGACATTGTTCCCTGACCAACCGCAATGGGATATTCTAGGCTGGGCCAAGGAAGGAGAGATTCTGCTGGTCGATGTCGCCTTCAATGAAGGAGCAAGCCAAGATTACTCTTACCCGATCCTGATGGACTTGGTCCAGGAGACAAGCAAGCCGCTAATTCCAGACCAAGCGAATTTCAGTTCCTACTATGACGGCATATTCAGTGAGGAGGCCGGCCTGTTCATAACGCATACGGACGGGCAGCGGTATATGTTCAACATGCAGGGAGAGCTCATCACTAAGCACGCGTGGCATGGAGAATTTCAAAGAAAGGAAGCGTTCTCTCCGGACGGGCTCAGAACGGCTTTCACCTCCGGTACGTTCCAAGAGGGGAAAATCTTTGTCGGCGATGCCGACGGGGAGCATGTCAGCGCCATGACTTCAGACAGCATGCCCGTATCCGCGCTGATTTGGTCGCCATCAGGCAAAAGGCTGCTGGTGCAGATTGACGGTCACTTAATGATCGCCGTGGATGTATATAAGTCGAACCAATGA
- a CDS encoding copper amine oxidase N-terminal domain-containing protein, protein MKMKKSVLAAGLVLSVSFAFTCGVFADSYLKKITAYQNSKISIKVDGQKVVLKDGKDTLTPIVYEGHTYVPAKPVAEAMGGSIKWDGASSTVFISSGSGSSVDPNAGIPNKDNSDDDNNSNNNSNDDDDDDKQAPIAGVKNTFASGTSAGDVFKEMKPVAKTALTYYLNAIKTGDTAKLKAFTDKYYTDMPLITDANKKFEYVSDSIEGYRKANKQDLIDGVIAAAQKKLDSGSFNPEYSSGSAEGKGVYVSYTLTSDTGSKYYFYFNVKFSFYNNGDGYKLTDIYFY, encoded by the coding sequence ATGAAAATGAAAAAATCGGTTCTTGCAGCAGGTCTTGTACTTTCGGTTTCATTCGCTTTTACTTGCGGGGTATTCGCAGACAGCTACCTGAAGAAAATTACCGCCTATCAGAACTCCAAAATCAGCATCAAGGTAGACGGACAGAAGGTTGTCCTGAAGGATGGCAAAGATACGCTTACGCCGATCGTCTATGAAGGCCATACTTATGTGCCCGCGAAGCCGGTTGCCGAAGCCATGGGCGGATCGATCAAATGGGACGGCGCCTCCTCGACGGTGTTCATTTCTTCCGGCAGCGGGAGCAGCGTCGATCCGAACGCCGGCATCCCGAACAAGGATAACTCCGACGACGATAACAACAGCAACAATAACAGCAACGATGATGATGACGACGATAAACAAGCGCCGATCGCAGGCGTTAAGAATACCTTTGCTTCCGGCACATCCGCAGGCGACGTATTCAAGGAGATGAAGCCGGTTGCGAAGACGGCGTTGACGTACTACCTGAATGCGATCAAGACAGGCGATACGGCGAAGCTCAAAGCGTTCACCGATAAATATTACACCGATATGCCGCTCATCACCGATGCAAATAAGAAGTTCGAGTATGTCAGCGACAGTATCGAAGGCTACCGTAAAGCCAACAAGCAGGATCTCATCGACGGCGTAATCGCAGCTGCCCAGAAGAAACTCGATAGCGGCAGCTTCAATCCGGAGTATTCCTCCGGGTCCGCCGAAGGCAAGGGCGTCTATGTCAGCTATACCCTTACATCCGATACCGGTTCCAAGTATTATTTCTACTTCAACGTGAAATTCTCGTTCTATAATAACGGCGACGGCTACAAGCTGACCGATATTTATTTCTATTAA
- a CDS encoding exodeoxyribonuclease III: MKLVSWNVNGLRACVNKGFNDYFNETQADIFCIQETKLQEGQITLEYGEDYHQYWNYAEKKGYSGTAVFTKVEPLSVRYGLEEDQESEGRIITLEFDGFYLVNVYTPNARRDLSRLPFRLEWEDRFRSYLQQLDRHKPVIACGDLNVAHHEIDLKNPKSNRNNSGFTLEEREKMTQLLDAGFIDTYRHFYPDQTDVYTWWSYMPKVRERNVGWRIDYFLASARLAPSLADARIDCDITGSDHCPVVLEMADPDPQSERQTE; encoded by the coding sequence ATGAAGCTGGTATCATGGAACGTGAACGGCCTGCGGGCATGCGTCAACAAAGGATTCAACGACTACTTCAACGAAACGCAAGCGGATATCTTCTGTATTCAGGAGACCAAGCTGCAGGAAGGGCAAATTACCCTCGAATACGGCGAGGACTACCATCAATATTGGAATTACGCGGAGAAGAAGGGCTATTCCGGGACGGCCGTCTTCACGAAGGTAGAGCCCCTCTCGGTCCGATACGGACTAGAGGAAGACCAAGAGTCCGAAGGCCGGATTATTACGCTGGAGTTCGACGGCTTTTATCTCGTGAACGTCTACACTCCCAATGCCAGAAGGGACTTGTCCCGCCTTCCGTTCCGGCTGGAGTGGGAAGACCGCTTCCGCAGCTATCTGCAGCAGCTGGACCGTCATAAACCCGTTATCGCATGCGGCGACTTGAACGTGGCCCATCACGAAATCGACCTGAAAAATCCGAAATCCAACCGGAACAACTCCGGCTTTACGCTGGAGGAACGGGAAAAGATGACGCAGCTGCTCGATGCGGGATTTATCGATACGTACCGTCATTTCTACCCGGATCAAACGGATGTCTATACCTGGTGGTCTTATATGCCCAAGGTAAGAGAGCGGAATGTCGGGTGGCGCATCGATTATTTCCTCGCCTCCGCAAGACTGGCCCCTTCATTGGCGGATGCGCGGATTGATTGCGATATCACCGGCAGCGACCACTGTCCCGTTGTTCTGGAAATGGCCGATCCCGATCCTCAATCGGAGCGGCAAACGGAATAG
- the eutC gene encoding ethanolamine ammonia-lyase subunit EutC: MKQPIDLQELTDRIMRELQDRLPQRQVHQQQRGAADPGEAFVAVTESSTEADTPPMVPNPHAPELLEEWCASTPARIGVWRAGTRPLTRAMLKFRCDHAAAVDSVYGEVTPETLDRYGLFTVETQYGNIENYLKRPDMGRVLTDRSAERLLQECRRKPQVQIVVSDGLSANAIERNLPDVYPALLDSLQANGLNYGTPFFVKGGRVAVMDHIGELLQPEVLVLLIGERPGLVSSSSMSAYMCYRPRKGMMESDRTVLSNIHPGGTPPVEAGAHIGTLLRSMLEQRASGVKLVV, from the coding sequence ATGAAACAACCGATCGATCTGCAGGAATTGACGGACCGGATCATGAGAGAGCTCCAGGATCGGCTGCCGCAGCGGCAAGTGCATCAGCAGCAGCGGGGAGCTGCTGATCCAGGGGAGGCGTTTGTTGCGGTCACGGAATCATCCACGGAGGCCGATACGCCTCCAATGGTGCCGAATCCGCATGCGCCGGAGCTGCTGGAGGAATGGTGCGCCTCGACGCCGGCACGGATCGGGGTGTGGCGGGCAGGGACGCGGCCGCTCACGCGGGCGATGCTGAAGTTTCGCTGCGACCATGCGGCGGCCGTCGATTCCGTATACGGCGAGGTAACGCCCGAGACGCTGGACCGCTACGGGTTATTCACGGTGGAGACGCAGTACGGGAACATCGAGAACTATTTGAAGCGTCCGGATATGGGCAGGGTGTTGACCGACCGGAGCGCGGAGCGTCTGCTGCAGGAATGCCGCAGGAAGCCCCAGGTGCAAATCGTCGTCTCCGACGGCTTGAGCGCGAATGCGATCGAGCGGAACCTGCCCGATGTGTATCCTGCACTGCTGGATTCCCTGCAAGCGAATGGACTGAATTATGGGACCCCGTTCTTCGTAAAAGGGGGAAGGGTAGCGGTGATGGATCACATTGGCGAGCTGCTGCAGCCGGAGGTGCTGGTGCTGCTCATCGGCGAGCGGCCCGGATTAGTCTCGTCCTCCTCCATGAGCGCTTATATGTGCTACCGTCCCCGGAAAGGGATGATGGAGTCGGACCGTACGGTGCTGTCCAATATCCATCCGGGCGGTACGCCTCCGGTAGAAGCCGGCGCTCACATCGGCACGCTGCTGAGAAGCATGCTGGAGCAGCGAGCTAGCGGCGTGAAGCTGGTCGTTTGA
- a CDS encoding response regulator transcription factor translates to MFKILLVEDDKQLVSLLVGHLHKFGYEAQAVTDFDKVRKQFELFSPHLVLMDVNLPKYDGYYWCRQIRNLSTCPILFISAREGKMDQVMALENGADDYITKPFDYEIAMAKIKSQLRRAYGTYAGSSNERTVSVEGLTFDVERLALSWNGETVELSHTEAKIVDELLKKSGMLVSRDRLLEKIWDDQAFVDDNTLNVYVNRVRKKLTQLGIHDSLQTIRGQGYRLYPNWGKAL, encoded by the coding sequence ATGTTCAAAATATTGCTGGTTGAGGATGATAAACAGCTTGTCAGCCTGCTGGTCGGGCATCTGCATAAATTCGGCTATGAGGCGCAGGCCGTTACCGATTTCGACAAGGTGCGCAAGCAATTCGAGCTGTTCTCGCCCCACCTCGTCCTGATGGACGTTAATTTGCCTAAATATGACGGATACTACTGGTGCCGCCAAATCCGCAATCTATCGACCTGTCCGATCTTGTTCATTTCTGCGCGGGAGGGCAAGATGGACCAGGTGATGGCGCTGGAGAACGGGGCGGACGATTACATCACGAAGCCGTTCGATTACGAGATTGCAATGGCCAAAATAAAAAGCCAGCTTCGCCGCGCGTACGGTACTTACGCCGGGTCGTCGAACGAGCGGACGGTCAGCGTCGAAGGGTTGACGTTTGATGTCGAACGGCTGGCCCTCTCCTGGAACGGCGAAACCGTCGAGCTGAGTCACACCGAGGCCAAAATCGTCGACGAGCTGCTCAAAAAATCCGGCATGCTCGTTAGCCGCGACCGGCTGCTCGAGAAAATTTGGGACGATCAAGCCTTCGTCGACGATAATACGCTTAACGTATATGTGAATCGCGTCCGCAAGAAACTGACGCAGCTCGGCATCCACGACTCGCTCCAGACGATCCGCGGGCAGGGATACCGGCTGTATCCGAATTGGGGGAAGGCATTATGA